A window of the Corynebacterium minutissimum genome harbors these coding sequences:
- a CDS encoding HNH endonuclease signature motif containing protein, giving the protein MSTTTIRPDAFFSITNPHNPHAVARSIARKATYQAWLSGKPQLEDDIDTTALSLVNTWALTEGHIKAGLRALHRLDTLPKVKALQEEHYVLDIESLIAIDQPMSALAGPTTATLALIDGMLADYFTPTKPNQAFPTRSQIRRKVRDLCKALDDTIAYRDTRPKDTYTFYSNGTTAWLELGVDENTGIKLDAFIRKTAAHEGLSLTEAVKKLLSGEITPPATVILNTYRACDVDNAPTYIEGFGWKATPMPHDKQRDLTKPSEETDSYRPGVGMRKEVEGRDGTCRINGCTEPAHHTQLDHRHNYADGGATHPSNLACLCQKHHNMKTDGTLHYLLDPNSGDIIWLFQNGTWCITEPEGPLAPKQKRWAQTVGQHITTTRTRIREEAQRLKQALDDYHQQQTQAQETEAQTGENTDPTDDIPF; this is encoded by the coding sequence ATGAGCACCACCACCATCCGCCCGGACGCCTTTTTTAGTATTACCAACCCTCATAACCCACACGCCGTTGCCCGCAGCATTGCCAGGAAAGCCACCTACCAGGCCTGGCTTAGTGGCAAACCCCAACTTGAAGACGATATCGACACCACCGCACTCAGCCTCGTCAACACCTGGGCACTAACCGAAGGACACATCAAAGCAGGACTAAGAGCCCTCCACCGCCTGGATACCCTGCCGAAGGTCAAGGCCTTGCAAGAAGAGCACTATGTGCTTGATATCGAATCCCTTATCGCTATTGACCAACCCATGTCAGCCCTTGCCGGGCCTACTACTGCCACACTAGCGCTCATTGATGGCATGCTGGCAGACTATTTCACCCCCACCAAACCCAACCAGGCCTTTCCTACTCGTAGTCAAATTCGCCGCAAAGTCCGCGACTTATGCAAAGCACTCGATGACACCATCGCCTATCGGGACACCCGCCCGAAAGACACCTACACGTTCTACTCCAACGGCACTACAGCGTGGCTTGAACTTGGAGTCGATGAGAACACCGGCATCAAACTCGATGCCTTCATCCGCAAAACCGCCGCCCACGAAGGCCTAAGCCTTACCGAGGCCGTAAAGAAACTTCTCAGCGGTGAAATCACCCCACCGGCAACCGTTATCCTCAATACTTATAGAGCCTGCGATGTTGACAACGCCCCAACCTATATTGAGGGCTTTGGGTGGAAAGCCACCCCCATGCCACACGATAAACAACGCGACCTGACAAAACCTAGTGAGGAAACAGATTCCTATCGCCCAGGTGTGGGAATGCGCAAAGAAGTCGAAGGCAGAGACGGCACCTGCCGCATCAACGGATGCACTGAACCAGCCCACCACACCCAGCTTGACCACCGGCACAACTATGCCGATGGTGGTGCCACTCACCCCAGTAACTTGGCGTGTTTGTGCCAGAAGCATCACAACATGAAAACCGATGGCACTCTTCACTACCTTCTGGACCCAAATAGCGGGGATATCATCTGGCTATTTCAAAACGGCACCTGGTGCATCACCGAACCAGAAGGACCCCTAGCACCTAAACAAAAACGCTGGGCCCAAACAGTAGGCCAACACATCACCACCACCCGCACACGCATAAGAGAAGAAGCTCAAAGACTCAAACAAGCCCTCGACGACTACCACCAACAACAAACCCAAGCACAAGAAACAGAAGCTCAAACCGGCGAGAACACCGACCCCACCGACGACATCCCCTTCTAA
- a CDS encoding AMIN-like domain-containing (lipo)protein: protein MTRSIGPTTVIGVIIAGCALIISACSDGGSHTTNSPAFSSVESSPRVSEAPASDKVTPKDSGAQSSSEAMTAAQFAGMGTAALENQHHMPERLGDLTPTNVRVGAHDGFTRVVIDLEGDGEPGWFTTYTESPTQQASGYPVEAKGNIFLDLGIEGTPWPSTPELEERHIQQGTTPGTGIVSEVVYTSSFESQSQFIVGLQKRTPYSVTFLEAPKRLVLDFQD, encoded by the coding sequence ATGACTCGCTCTATTGGACCGACCACCGTCATCGGGGTCATCATTGCCGGATGTGCGTTGATCATCAGCGCATGCTCTGATGGTGGTTCGCACACCACAAATTCACCTGCTTTTAGTTCGGTTGAATCCAGTCCGCGAGTTTCTGAAGCTCCAGCCAGTGACAAAGTGACCCCAAAGGACTCGGGAGCGCAAAGCAGCTCGGAGGCGATGACTGCAGCACAGTTTGCGGGCATGGGTACAGCAGCGCTGGAAAATCAGCACCACATGCCCGAACGGCTGGGAGATCTCACGCCAACTAATGTGCGCGTAGGTGCCCATGATGGGTTTACCCGCGTAGTCATTGATCTTGAAGGGGACGGTGAACCGGGCTGGTTTACCACCTACACGGAAAGCCCAACTCAGCAAGCCTCCGGTTACCCGGTTGAGGCAAAAGGAAACATTTTTCTCGACCTCGGAATCGAGGGTACTCCTTGGCCATCTACGCCTGAGCTTGAGGAACGGCATATTCAGCAGGGAACTACTCCTGGAACTGGAATCGTGAGCGAAGTGGTCTACACCAGCTCATTTGAGTCACAATCGCAATTCATCGTCGGTCTGCAGAAGAGGACGCCGTACTCGGTGACATTTCTCGAGGCCCCCAAACGACTTGTACTTGATTTCCAGGACTAG
- a CDS encoding polyribonucleotide nucleotidyltransferase, which yields MSARNAKNTKHTANNTVEFAIDDDYGITEAIATLDNGDFGTRTIRFETGQLARQAGGSVTTYLDEDTMLLSTTTASNQPREGFDFFPLTVDVEERMYAAGKIPGSFFRREGRPSTEAILACRLIDRPLRPTFVKGLRNEVQVVVTVLSMDPEEYYDVVAINGASASTQLSGLPVSGPVGGVRMALIADDKHPKGQWVAFPNNEQHERALFEMVVAGRIVKKGNKDDVAIMMVEAGAGVNVAERIKEGAPAPQESTVAEGLEAAKPFIKTLCEAQAGLAERAAKETQEFPLFPAYSEDVYEAVEKAASKKLQKLLTIPGKQDRDDATNEYMEQVEADLLDEFDDLEEADASKQIRNAFNAVMKDIVRNKILTEGFRIDGRGVTDLRDLGVEVDLIPRAHGSSLFERGETQILGVTTLDMLKMEQQIDSLTPVESKRYMHHYNFPPYSTGETGRVGSPKRREIGHGALAERALLPVIPSREEFPYAIRQVSEALGSNGSTSMGSVCASTLSLYNAGVPLKAPVAGIAMGLVSGEVKGKEKFVALTDILGAEDAFGDMDFKVAGTSEFITALQLDTKLDGIPSHVLADALEQARDARSAILETMAEVIEGPDEMSGLAPRITSVTIPVNKIGELIGPKGKTINTITEETGADVSIEEDGTVYVSAATGEAAEAAIERVNSIANPQLPKVGERFLGTVVKTVAFGAFVSLTPGRDGLVHISKLGGDERIEKVEDVVNVGDKIQVEIADIDNRGKISLVPVEED from the coding sequence ATGAGCGCTAGAAACGCCAAAAACACCAAGCACACTGCCAACAACACCGTCGAGTTCGCTATCGACGATGATTATGGCATTACCGAAGCCATCGCCACCCTGGATAATGGCGACTTTGGTACCCGCACCATTCGCTTTGAGACGGGCCAGCTCGCCCGTCAGGCCGGCGGTTCCGTGACCACCTATCTGGACGAGGACACCATGCTCCTGTCCACCACCACCGCGTCCAACCAGCCACGCGAAGGTTTCGACTTCTTCCCGCTGACCGTGGACGTCGAGGAGCGCATGTACGCAGCGGGCAAGATCCCGGGCTCCTTCTTCCGCCGGGAGGGCCGCCCCTCCACTGAGGCTATCCTGGCATGCCGCCTTATTGACCGCCCGTTGCGTCCGACCTTTGTGAAGGGCCTGCGCAACGAGGTCCAGGTTGTCGTCACGGTTCTCTCAATGGACCCGGAAGAGTACTACGACGTTGTTGCCATTAATGGCGCTTCTGCCTCTACTCAGCTCTCCGGCCTGCCGGTCTCCGGTCCTGTGGGCGGTGTGCGCATGGCACTCATTGCTGATGACAAGCACCCGAAGGGCCAGTGGGTAGCCTTCCCGAACAATGAGCAGCATGAGCGCGCCCTGTTTGAGATGGTCGTTGCCGGCCGCATTGTCAAGAAGGGCAACAAGGACGATGTCGCCATCATGATGGTGGAGGCAGGCGCCGGCGTGAACGTGGCTGAACGCATTAAGGAAGGCGCTCCGGCGCCCCAGGAATCCACCGTGGCCGAGGGCTTGGAAGCTGCCAAGCCCTTCATTAAGACGCTGTGTGAGGCTCAGGCAGGTCTGGCTGAGCGCGCCGCGAAGGAGACCCAGGAGTTCCCGCTTTTCCCGGCCTACAGCGAGGATGTATACGAGGCAGTGGAGAAGGCAGCCTCCAAGAAGCTGCAGAAGCTGCTCACCATCCCGGGTAAGCAAGACCGTGATGATGCAACGAACGAGTACATGGAGCAGGTCGAAGCCGATCTCCTTGACGAGTTCGATGACCTTGAGGAAGCGGATGCCTCCAAGCAGATCCGCAACGCCTTCAACGCTGTGATGAAGGATATCGTCCGTAACAAGATTCTCACTGAGGGCTTCCGCATTGATGGTCGTGGTGTGACTGACCTGCGTGACCTCGGCGTGGAGGTGGACCTTATCCCGCGTGCCCATGGTTCCTCACTGTTTGAGCGTGGCGAGACTCAGATCCTAGGTGTCACCACCCTGGACATGCTCAAGATGGAGCAGCAGATTGACTCCCTGACCCCGGTGGAGTCCAAGCGCTACATGCACCACTACAACTTCCCGCCATACTCCACGGGTGAGACCGGCCGCGTGGGTTCCCCGAAGCGCCGCGAGATTGGTCACGGTGCCCTGGCTGAGCGTGCCTTGCTGCCGGTTATCCCGTCCCGTGAGGAGTTCCCTTACGCTATCCGCCAGGTCTCCGAGGCTTTGGGCTCCAACGGTTCAACTTCCATGGGTTCGGTGTGTGCCTCCACCTTGTCCCTGTACAACGCAGGTGTTCCGCTCAAGGCTCCGGTGGCTGGTATCGCTATGGGCCTTGTCTCCGGTGAGGTCAAGGGTAAGGAGAAGTTCGTTGCGCTGACCGATATCCTCGGCGCCGAGGACGCTTTCGGCGACATGGACTTTAAGGTCGCAGGTACCTCCGAGTTCATCACCGCTCTGCAGCTGGATACCAAGCTGGATGGCATTCCTTCGCACGTGCTTGCCGACGCTCTCGAGCAGGCCCGCGATGCCCGTTCCGCCATCCTCGAAACCATGGCTGAGGTTATCGAGGGACCGGACGAGATGTCCGGCCTTGCCCCGCGTATCACCTCGGTGACCATCCCGGTCAACAAGATTGGTGAGCTCATCGGTCCGAAGGGTAAGACCATCAACACCATTACTGAGGAAACCGGTGCTGATGTCTCTATCGAGGAGGACGGTACCGTCTACGTGTCTGCTGCTACCGGCGAGGCCGCTGAGGCTGCCATCGAGCGCGTCAACAGCATTGCCAACCCGCAGCTTCCCAAAGTAGGCGAGCGCTTCCTTGGCACCGTGGTGAAGACTGTCGCTTTCGGCGCCTTCGTATCCCTGACCCCGGGCCGCGACGGCTTGGTGCACATCTCGAAGCTGGGCGGCGATGAGCGTATCGAAAAGGTCGAAGACGTGGTCAACGTCGGCGACAAGATCCAGGTCGAAATCGCGGACATCGATAACCGCGGCAAGATTTCCCTGGTTCCGGTTGAGGAAGACTAA
- the rpsO gene encoding 30S ribosomal protein S15 translates to MALTTEKKAEILKEFGLHETDTGSTEAQVALLTSRINNLTEHLKGHKHDHHSRRGLLLMVGRRRGLLKYLESNDVDRYRDLISRLGLRR, encoded by the coding sequence ATGGCTTTGACCACCGAGAAGAAGGCAGAAATCCTCAAGGAGTTCGGCCTGCACGAGACCGATACCGGTTCCACCGAGGCACAGGTTGCCCTGCTGACCTCCCGCATCAACAACCTGACCGAGCACCTCAAGGGCCACAAGCACGACCACCACTCCCGTCGTGGCCTGCTGCTCATGGTGGGTCGTCGTCGCGGCCTCCTGAAGTACCTGGAGTCCAACGACGTTGATCGTTACCGTGACCTGATTTCTCGTCTGGGTCTGCGTCGCTAA
- a CDS encoding nucleoside hydrolase, with the protein MKIILDLDTGIDDALALAYALAHPDLDLIGITGTYGNVPVELGVRNARALLELLGADNVPVYTGPTREGFTVAPISAFIHGRNGLGEILLPPPRRTAQGDAVDFLIQSVQEHGEELVIVPTGPSTSIAAAMQKDPDFARNARIVMMGGALTVPGNVTPYAEANVFQDPQATDYLFRHAQDLTMVGLDVTLRTLLTTEHTAQWRTTHVGRVYADIVDYYIGAYATTSPHLGGCGLHDPLAVAVAADPSFVECIDLNLRCEENGRTIGDSERLSAPATTRVAVGVDAPRFVDDLMSKLTSLYTSTLAC; encoded by the coding sequence ATGAAGATCATCCTCGACCTCGATACCGGCATCGATGACGCCTTGGCCTTGGCATATGCCCTGGCGCACCCCGACCTCGACCTCATCGGTATTACCGGAACCTATGGCAATGTGCCTGTAGAGCTTGGCGTGCGCAATGCACGTGCCCTCTTGGAGCTGCTCGGTGCTGACAACGTCCCCGTCTATACCGGGCCAACGAGGGAGGGATTCACCGTAGCGCCGATTTCCGCCTTTATCCACGGGCGCAATGGCCTCGGTGAGATCCTGCTGCCCCCGCCGCGGCGTACCGCACAGGGCGACGCTGTGGATTTCCTCATCCAATCTGTCCAGGAACATGGGGAAGAACTGGTGATTGTGCCCACGGGGCCGTCGACAAGCATTGCGGCTGCCATGCAGAAGGACCCGGATTTCGCGCGCAACGCTCGCATTGTCATGATGGGCGGAGCGCTTACCGTGCCGGGCAATGTCACTCCCTACGCGGAGGCCAACGTCTTCCAAGATCCGCAGGCCACAGATTATTTGTTCCGTCATGCACAGGACCTCACCATGGTGGGGCTCGACGTCACGCTGCGCACGCTTCTCACTACAGAACACACCGCGCAGTGGCGCACTACCCATGTAGGGCGGGTATATGCCGACATCGTGGACTATTACATCGGTGCCTATGCCACGACATCGCCGCACTTAGGTGGCTGTGGGCTCCACGACCCCCTTGCCGTAGCTGTCGCCGCTGATCCGTCGTTTGTTGAGTGCATCGATCTCAACCTTCGGTGCGAGGAGAATGGGCGCACTATCGGCGACTCCGAACGCCTCTCTGCTCCTGCTACGACTCGCGTCGCGGTCGGAGTGGATGCTCCGCGCTTCGTTGATGATTTGATGTCGAAGCTCACCAGCCTCTATACTTCTACTTTGGCTTGCTGA
- a CDS encoding bifunctional riboflavin kinase/FAD synthetase — protein sequence MVLVDIWYGIDNIPADLGPTTVTIGVFDGVHRGHQQLITRAVDHARANDYRAVMVTFDPHPVSVFLPERAPLAVVTFERRMQLAEEMGIDAVLVVDFTQELRGVEPRQYVEDLLVGDLHSKHIVVGENFTFGAGAAGTASALAEFGAEFGFDVDIVPLLNDDGERICSTNIRAALDRGDISRANWALGRHFSVTGPVVRGAGRGGKELGFPTANQYFPESVAIPADGVYAGWFVIEPTDAPVEGDMEPGVPYPAAISVGTNPTFGDEERSVESFVLDRDADLYGHEATAHFVDHVRDMEKFSSVDELLTAMKRDVARVREILAQES from the coding sequence ATGGTGCTCGTGGATATTTGGTACGGAATCGATAACATCCCCGCGGACCTCGGGCCGACCACGGTGACGATTGGCGTCTTCGATGGTGTGCACCGCGGCCACCAGCAGCTCATTACTAGGGCCGTCGACCATGCGCGTGCCAATGACTACCGCGCAGTAATGGTGACTTTCGATCCGCACCCGGTGTCGGTTTTCCTCCCAGAACGTGCACCGCTGGCCGTGGTTACTTTTGAGCGCCGGATGCAGTTGGCTGAAGAGATGGGCATCGACGCTGTGCTCGTTGTCGACTTCACTCAGGAATTGCGCGGCGTTGAGCCCCGTCAGTACGTGGAAGACTTGCTCGTTGGCGACCTGCATTCGAAGCATATTGTGGTGGGGGAGAACTTCACTTTTGGTGCCGGGGCTGCGGGTACGGCGAGTGCTCTGGCAGAGTTTGGCGCTGAGTTCGGATTCGATGTCGATATCGTGCCGCTGCTGAACGACGACGGCGAGCGCATCTGCTCGACGAATATTCGTGCCGCACTTGATCGCGGCGATATTTCCCGCGCGAATTGGGCGTTGGGGCGCCACTTCTCGGTGACCGGTCCCGTCGTCCGCGGCGCCGGGCGTGGTGGCAAGGAGCTGGGCTTTCCGACGGCCAACCAGTACTTCCCAGAGTCCGTTGCCATTCCAGCCGATGGTGTCTACGCGGGGTGGTTTGTCATTGAGCCCACCGATGCACCGGTTGAGGGCGATATGGAGCCAGGCGTGCCCTACCCGGCAGCTATTTCTGTGGGCACGAATCCCACGTTCGGGGATGAAGAGCGCTCGGTGGAGTCCTTCGTCCTCGACCGTGATGCTGACCTATACGGGCACGAGGCCACCGCCCACTTCGTGGATCATGTACGCGACATGGAAAAATTCAGCTCTGTTGATGAGCTGCTCACCGCCATGAAGCGCGACGTCGCACGTGTGCGTGAGATTCTTGCCCAGGAGTCCTAA
- the truB gene encoding tRNA pseudouridine(55) synthase TruB, whose protein sequence is MTDPLARSGLVVVDKPAGMTSHDVVGKLRRYFHTRKVGHAGTLDPMATGVLVVGLERGTKFLAHMVASTKAYDATIRLGMATHTDDAEGERTWGESAGNLSEESIVQEISNLTGDIMQRPAAVSAIKIDGKRAHERVRAGEDVEIPARPVTVSRFDVTELRREGDFVDLDVSVSCSSGTYIRSLARDLGEALGVGGHLTALRRTEVGPFTLDDALPLSTLEENPVLSLSLDEALARSYPVLDVTEDEAQALALGKWLQPRGLKGTYAAVDPEGRSIALVKEKGKRLATVFVARPSTL, encoded by the coding sequence ATGACTGATCCGCTCGCACGTTCCGGCCTCGTGGTCGTCGATAAGCCCGCAGGTATGACCTCCCACGATGTGGTGGGAAAACTCCGCCGCTATTTCCACACACGCAAAGTTGGTCATGCGGGCACACTCGACCCCATGGCCACCGGCGTGCTGGTAGTGGGGTTGGAGCGAGGTACCAAATTCCTAGCCCACATGGTCGCTTCAACGAAGGCTTATGACGCAACGATTCGCCTGGGTATGGCAACCCACACCGACGATGCGGAAGGAGAACGCACCTGGGGCGAATCAGCAGGAAACCTGAGCGAGGAAAGCATTGTCCAGGAGATCAGCAATCTCACTGGTGACATCATGCAGCGCCCCGCCGCCGTCTCTGCCATCAAAATTGATGGCAAGCGCGCGCATGAGAGAGTACGTGCCGGCGAAGATGTGGAGATTCCCGCTCGCCCGGTGACAGTAAGCCGCTTCGATGTCACGGAACTGCGCCGCGAGGGTGACTTCGTTGACCTTGACGTGTCCGTGTCTTGTTCTTCGGGCACCTACATTCGTTCCCTCGCCCGCGACCTCGGTGAGGCCCTCGGTGTGGGCGGTCACCTTACTGCGCTGCGCCGCACTGAGGTGGGGCCTTTTACGCTTGACGACGCCCTCCCCCTCTCCACCCTTGAAGAAAACCCCGTGTTGTCCTTGTCTCTCGATGAAGCGCTGGCTCGCAGCTACCCAGTACTCGACGTCACTGAGGACGAAGCTCAGGCCCTTGCTTTGGGCAAGTGGCTGCAGCCGCGTGGGTTAAAAGGAACCTATGCCGCCGTCGATCCAGAAGGCCGTTCTATTGCACTGGTAAAGGAAAAGGGCAAGCGCTTAGCCACTGTGTTTGTGGCGCGTCCGTCGACGCTTTAA
- a CDS encoding 4'-phosphopantetheinyl transferase family protein, producing MLEPFLFPESARYCYVRTDDSLTDLLNYNHLSPEERSVVSQAVDIRKAEFGDARWCAHRALEELNYTRAEPILRGERGMPLWPEGFTGSMTHTEGLRAAVAAPTTHVRSMGLDAEPAEPLPEHVLTMIARAGEMPQLTRLQEAGVTCPDRLLFCAKEATYKTWFPMTRRWLDFDQAEIDLRLDGTLISYILARPTPVPFITGRWIIREGYVIVATSVPALNFDK from the coding sequence ATGCTTGAACCTTTCCTGTTCCCGGAATCCGCTCGCTACTGCTACGTGCGTACCGATGACTCGTTGACGGACCTGCTCAACTACAACCACCTCTCCCCAGAGGAGCGTTCGGTGGTCTCCCAAGCTGTTGACATCCGCAAGGCTGAGTTTGGTGATGCCCGCTGGTGTGCTCACCGCGCCCTTGAAGAATTGAACTACACCCGCGCCGAGCCCATTCTCCGCGGGGAGCGTGGCATGCCGTTGTGGCCTGAAGGATTTACAGGTTCGATGACGCATACAGAGGGCTTGCGCGCTGCGGTAGCTGCACCTACGACCCACGTGCGCTCGATGGGCCTCGATGCCGAACCTGCTGAGCCGCTGCCGGAACATGTTTTGACCATGATCGCCCGGGCAGGGGAGATGCCGCAGTTAACCCGGCTGCAGGAAGCTGGTGTTACGTGCCCCGACCGGTTGTTGTTCTGTGCCAAGGAGGCCACGTATAAAACGTGGTTCCCCATGACGCGGCGCTGGCTCGACTTCGACCAAGCCGAAATCGATCTGCGCCTTGACGGCACGCTCATCTCCTATATCTTGGCGCGGCCCACTCCGGTGCCGTTTATCACTGGGCGTTGGATTATCCGGGAAGGCTACGTCATCGTGGCTACCTCCGTGCCCGCACTCAACTTCGATAAGTAG
- a CDS encoding metallophosphoesterase family protein, whose product MTTLWAVSDLHAAVRINGDRIDELVPPDPRDWLIVAGDVAERIDLVLSTLARLKNRYATVIWAPGNHELFSRGQDLYKGRDKYDRLVEGCREIGVITPEDPFPVFGGVTIVPLFTLYDYSFRPPGTTVEHALASAKQKQIVMTDEFAIAPFVDVRAWCWDRLAYSIKRLSRVEGETVLVNHWPLVQEPTLYMRWPEVALWCGTRHTRAWPRRYNAKAVIYGHLHMPNRTNIDGVDHIEVSLGYPREWQAHGELQPWPYPVLAIDERTGRADHA is encoded by the coding sequence ATGACCACCCTGTGGGCCGTCTCCGATCTCCATGCCGCCGTACGCATTAACGGAGACCGCATTGATGAGCTGGTTCCTCCCGATCCCCGTGACTGGCTCATCGTGGCGGGCGACGTGGCCGAGCGAATCGACTTGGTTCTCAGCACCCTCGCTCGCCTGAAGAATCGCTATGCCACCGTTATCTGGGCTCCCGGTAACCATGAGCTATTTTCACGAGGGCAAGACCTTTATAAGGGCCGGGATAAATATGACCGTCTCGTTGAAGGCTGCCGCGAAATTGGTGTCATTACCCCTGAGGATCCTTTTCCGGTGTTTGGCGGGGTCACCATTGTTCCGCTGTTTACTCTCTACGATTACAGCTTCCGCCCACCCGGAACTACGGTCGAGCACGCGCTGGCTAGCGCCAAGCAAAAACAGATTGTTATGACAGATGAGTTCGCCATCGCGCCTTTTGTGGATGTCCGCGCTTGGTGCTGGGACCGCTTGGCCTATTCCATCAAGCGGCTCTCCCGTGTGGAGGGAGAAACCGTTCTGGTTAACCATTGGCCTTTGGTCCAGGAACCAACGTTGTACATGCGCTGGCCCGAGGTGGCTTTGTGGTGCGGTACCCGCCACACGAGGGCCTGGCCACGGCGCTACAATGCCAAGGCTGTTATCTACGGCCACCTCCACATGCCGAACCGCACCAACATTGACGGTGTAGATCACATCGAGGTGTCGTTAGGGTATCCACGCGAATGGCAAGCGCATGGAGAGCTGCAGCCGTGGCCGTATCCAGTATTAGCGATAGATGAAAGGACGGGGAGGGCAGATCATGCTTGA
- a CDS encoding MATE family efflux transporter, which translates to MTPEPPVKVTAAEVFRLAIPALGVLAAMPLYLLLDTAVVGRLGASQLASLGAAATLHSVVTTQLTFLSYGTTARSSRLFGAGRREEAVAEGVQATWVAVGVGMILATIMWLFAGVFATWLTGNPDTAKGTAQWLRIAAFAIPLTLIEMAGNGWMRGVQDTRKPLYFTLAGMIPGAIAVPIFVHLWGLPGSAAATVMGMGIIAAFFLWELRREHTGSWEVKWHVVRRQLVLGRDLIVRSMSFQVAFLSAAAVASRIGTAQLAAHQIMMQMWNFLALVLDSLAIAAQALTGAALGAGSARYARMVGTKVTVYSTSFSLALAAVLALGSGFIPRIFTNSPEVLDVISGPWWVMTFLVVIGGVVFALDGVLLGAGDAAFLRTLTLASVLLGFLPGVWLAYALNAGLAGVWGGIAAFILIRMVGVIWRFYSMRWARV; encoded by the coding sequence ATGACGCCAGAGCCACCAGTCAAGGTAACCGCGGCCGAGGTTTTCCGCCTCGCTATTCCCGCACTTGGTGTTCTTGCGGCTATGCCGCTCTACCTTCTGCTTGATACCGCAGTCGTGGGACGGCTTGGTGCCTCACAGTTGGCGTCGCTAGGCGCGGCGGCCACGCTGCATTCGGTCGTCACGACCCAGCTCACCTTCCTTTCTTATGGCACGACCGCACGGTCGTCGCGCCTGTTCGGTGCAGGACGACGCGAGGAAGCAGTAGCCGAAGGTGTACAGGCCACGTGGGTTGCAGTGGGCGTCGGCATGATTTTGGCGACCATCATGTGGCTCTTCGCGGGTGTCTTCGCCACCTGGTTGACCGGTAATCCGGACACCGCGAAGGGAACAGCTCAATGGCTGCGCATCGCGGCCTTCGCTATTCCTCTCACGCTCATTGAGATGGCCGGCAATGGCTGGATGCGAGGAGTGCAAGATACTCGCAAGCCCCTGTACTTCACCCTTGCTGGCATGATCCCGGGGGCCATCGCGGTACCCATTTTCGTTCATTTGTGGGGGTTGCCGGGCTCGGCCGCTGCCACGGTGATGGGAATGGGCATCATTGCTGCCTTCTTCCTGTGGGAACTGCGCCGTGAGCACACAGGCTCATGGGAGGTGAAGTGGCACGTCGTGCGCCGCCAATTGGTCCTTGGCCGCGACCTCATTGTGCGGTCAATGAGCTTCCAAGTGGCTTTTCTTTCCGCGGCGGCGGTGGCTTCCCGAATTGGCACTGCGCAACTTGCCGCACATCAGATCATGATGCAGATGTGGAACTTCCTTGCCCTCGTGCTGGACTCTCTTGCCATTGCGGCCCAAGCGCTAACTGGCGCTGCTTTGGGTGCCGGTTCTGCGCGCTATGCCCGCATGGTGGGCACGAAGGTGACGGTGTACTCCACATCATTCTCTCTAGCTCTTGCCGCCGTCCTGGCACTGGGTTCCGGATTTATCCCGCGTATTTTCACCAACAGCCCAGAAGTTCTTGACGTTATTTCTGGCCCTTGGTGGGTCATGACCTTCCTTGTCGTGATCGGCGGAGTGGTCTTCGCTCTCGATGGTGTGCTCTTGGGGGCGGGGGATGCCGCCTTCCTTCGCACGCTGACACTGGCGTCTGTACTCTTGGGCTTCCTACCTGGAGTGTGGTTGGCCTATGCCCTCAATGCCGGTTTGGCTGGGGTCTGGGGCGGCATTGCAGCATTTATCCTTATCCGCATGGTAGGCGTGATCTGGCGCTTCTACTCGATGCGGTGGGCACGGGTCTAA